GATCGAGGCGGAGCCGACGTCTTCAACGGCATCGCACAGATCCCGGGTACCGACCGATTCCTCGTGACCGGCAAATTCTGGCCCAAGATCTTCGAGGTGCGATTCACCGATACCGCGCCCGTAGGACAGAATTGACCCCGTGACCGATCCCCGTCTCCCCCACACCCCACCGGGTGCGGACGACCCCGAACAGAACGGCGTGTCCGGTCACTCCGCAGGCTCCGCTCCTGATCACTCGGATCATCCGGGTCTGGCCAACTACCCGCCCGCACCTGCTCACTCCGCCCGCGTTCCGAGTCGCCGCGAACCGCTGCCGCCGCTGCATCCGCCTCGAACCGAGAAGATCACCGCTCCGCGTGGCCGGACCGGCGCTCGCAAGCCCCCGCCGATGCCGAAGAAGCTGACCGTCACTCGCGTTGCCGCCATGCGCGGCCGCGAGCTCACCGGCAAGGGCATCGCGTCGTTCCAGCGAGCTGCGAAAGCCGACGGTGCGGACAAGTCCGGGCTGACGGCACTGACCTACGCGACCATGGCCAACTTCGCGTCGGACGCGGCGTTGGCGATCGCCTTGGCCAACACACTGTTCTTCTCTGCGGCCACCGGTGAGGACAAGACCAAGGTCGCGCTCTATCTCGTCATCACCATCGCGCCGTTCGCGCTGATCGCACCGTTGATCGGGCCGCTGCTGGACCGCCTTCAACACGGTCGACGCATCGCGCTGGCCACATCGTTCGGGTTGCGCACCGTGCTGGCTGTAGTGCTGGTGTTCAACTTCGACAGTTGGGTGCTGTACCCCGCCGCGCTCGGCATGCTCGTACTCAGCAAGTCCTTTGCAGTCCTCAAGAGCGCGGTGACGCCGCGAGTGTTACCGCCGGAGATCGACCTCGTCCGCGTCAATTCTCGGCTCACCGTCTTCGGTCTGCTGGGTGGCACCATCGCGGCAGGGGCCGTCGCCGGCGGCATCGCGTTCTTCGCAGGCTCACCCGGCGCGCTGTGGTTCGTCGCCGCGATCACCGTGCTCGGCGGCTACCTCAGCATGCAGATCCCGTCCTGGGTCGAGATCACCGAGGGTGAAGTGCCTGCCACCCTGAGCTACCACGCCGACCAGCACAGCGGCAACGACTTCGCCGGAAGCAGTGCCCCGACGGAGAATCTGCGCCGCACGCCGCCGAGCAACACGAAGAACCGCAGACAGCCCCTGGGACGGGCCGTCATCGTGGGACTGTGGGGAAACGGCACCATCCGCATCCTCACTGGCTTCCTGACGCTCTACATCGCGTTCGTTGCAAAATCCCGCACCGAACACGAGCCGCTGCAGCAGGCCGCGATGCTCGGACTCGTCGGAGCCGCCGCCGGTCTCGGCAACTTCGCGGGCAACGCGCTCGGTGCCAGGATCAAGCTCGGCCGGCCGTCGTTGGTCGTCCTACGGTGCACCATCGCGGTGACGGTAGTGGCAGTCGTCGCTGCTATCACCGACAGCCTGCTCACCGCAGCCGTGGCAGCACTGGTGGCGTCGAGTGCCAGCGCGCTGGCCAAGGTCTCCCTCGACGCGTCGCTGCAGGCCGATCTGCCGCCGGAATCGATCGCGTCGGGATTCGGCCGATCGGAAACCGTCATGCAGTTGTGCTGGGTTCTGGGCGGCACACTCGGGGTGCTGCTCCCCACCGAATACTGGCTCGGTTTCACCGTCGTGTCGGTGTTGCTTACGATCGGCCTCGTGCAGACCTTCCTCACCTACCGCGGCAGATCGCTCCTACCCGGCTTCGGCGGCAACCGCCCCGATCACGTCGAACAAGAAATGTCCGACGGCTCCTTCGGCGAAAACGTGACCAAGTGAATCTCGCTCCCCGCACCAAGAAGATCGCGGCGATCATCGTCGCCGGTCTCGTCGTCATCGCCGTCGCATTCGCTGCGGTGCTCGCCCTGCTGATCGGGAGAGCACCGGAGAAGGAACCGACCGTCACCGCGTACGCCAACGGTCGCGCCGTCGTGGTGGAGCCGTATCTGTACTGCGCTGTCAGCGACCCGCTGTGCACCAACGTCGGTGAGACCGCCGAGATTCAGGTGGGCAACGCCAGGACGGTGCAGCTCTCGCTGCCCGCCCCCATCTACTCGGCCCCGTGGGTGCTCGCCGTGGTCTACGGCGACGACAGTGGCGACGTGGTGGAGAACACCGAGTTCAACGAGCCGGACACCAAGCTCAGCGTCACGGTTCCCACGAAGGACGACAGCAACCGGACGCTGCTCGGTATCGAGGTGCGCTTGCCCACCGGCATCATCGACACCGATACCAATCAGGAAGGGTTCGTCAGCCACGCCATCTGGTCGATCGGCACCCGCCCGTAGGTTCGGTGGATGTCAGCTGTCGAGCTCGCGGGCGACGGCCCGAACGACCTCGGAGATTCGCTGCGCGATCTTGCGATCGGGGTACTTGCCTTTACGGAGTTCGGGCTGCACCGTCGCCTCGAGCAGTGTGATCATGTCCTCGACCATCCCGTGCAGCTCGTCGGGTGTGTGCTTGCGCTCGACGGGCTCACGGCGGGTGCTGCCGGTGTTCTGCCGCACGGACGGTGCAGGCTCGAGCACCTTCAAGCTCAGCGCCTGTGGTCCACGACGGCCCGCTGCCATGCCGAACTCGACGCGCTGACCGGCTTTGAGGCCCTCGACGCCCTCCGGCAACGCCGACGAACGCACGTAGACGTCCTCGCCTTCCTCCTGAGAGAGGAATCCGAATCCCTTGTCGACGTCGTACCACTTCACCTTGCCGGTCGGCACTGAGCTCACCCGTTCATCTGTTGCTGTCGGTAGTTTCGTTGGTCGCGGGCCCGATGTTCGGACCTGCGGTCTGCACAAATTTCGCGTCCCACGAGAACGTAGGACGCGAATACACCAGTCTAGCGCGGTGAGTACCGATGAAGCATTCGAGTTCTTCGCACCCCGCACTTCGCACTACCGTGGTGCACGTGGACACACCGACCCGTAAGAGCAGCACCGTTCTGCTGCGCATCGCGCTCGCACTGTTCGCGATAGGCCTCGTCGCCATCGTCGCGATCCTGCTGTTTCCGATCTTCTCCGACTCCAAGCCCCCGCTGAGCCTGTATCTGACGGCCATGTTCTCGGCACCGGCCGGGTTCGTGCTGGCTTTGGTGTACGCGCTGGCGTCCGGACGGCGGGCTCGGTAGATCATGCGATTGATTCTGAACATCATCTGGCTGGTCTTCGGTGGGCTGTGGCTGGCCATCGGTTACTTCTTCGCCGGCCTTCTGCTGTGCATCCTGATCGTGACCATCCCGTTCGGCATCGCGTCGTTCCGTATCGGTGTGTACGCGCTGTGGCCGTTCGGGTCGACCATCGTCGACAAGCCAGGATCCGGGTCCGGCGCGCTCGTCGGGAACGTGCTCTGGTTGATCCTCGCCGGCTGGTGGTTGGCGCTGACTCATGTGGTCACCGCTGTCGCCATGGCGATCACCATCATCGGCATTCCACTCGCGATCGCGAACCTGAAGTTGATCCCCGTATCTCTGATGCCCCTCGGCAAAGACATCGTTGCCGTTCGGTGACTTTCCGGACGACTCTCACCTCCTGTGACTTCCATCACATAACGCTGAGGTAACAGGCCGGCAACGGACCGGGGTTCACTGCCCGCAACGCCCACTAGCTGGGCGGACGCGAGAGGCCCGAAAGAGGTACGAAATGTGCTCGGGACGACGCCGCGAAATCGACAGTTACCAAATAGTGACGTAAGCCGGGAATTTCAGTACGGTCAGCAGCGGCCGGAAAGTTCGGCCGAACTCCGGTCCGCAGCGCCAAACCTCGTCCCGCGGATACCGGAACACCCTCGACGATCACCCAGGGGACGAGGACGGGGGACCCACGTCCTCCACGGACAACCGGGAAGTTGTCGCAACTCACGAAGTTGCACCGACTTCCCTTGGGGTGAAGCCCAATTGCCCATTCGAGACGAATGAGCGAAAAGGCCGGGCTACCTCTCAGCCCGAACCCGACAGCTGACCTCGCAGGCGCGTGTGGAGAGGATTTCAACTCGTATGAGCGGACGTCATCGCAAGCCGAGCACCACTGGCAAGACCGTCGCGAAGGTTGCTGTCACCGGAGCCATCATGGGCACCGCGGGCATCGCCTTCACCGGCACCGCGAACGCGGCACCGGATTCCGACTGGGATCGCCTTGCACAGTGTGAAGCCGGCGGCAACTGGGGCATCAACACCGGCAACGGCTTCCAGGGCGGGTTGCAGTTCTCCCCCAGCACCTGGAACGCACACGGCGGCCAGCAGTACGCAGCCACGGCCAACCAGGCCAGCCGCGAAGAGCAGATCGCAGTCGCAGAGAAGGTCCTCGACTCGCAGGGCTGGGGCGCATGGCCGTCCTGCTCCTCGAGCCTCGGCCTGAGCAGCGCGCCTACCGAGCGCAGCGTTCCGGTCACCC
The nucleotide sequence above comes from Rhodococcoides fascians A25f. Encoded proteins:
- a CDS encoding MFS transporter, which gives rise to MTDPRLPHTPPGADDPEQNGVSGHSAGSAPDHSDHPGLANYPPAPAHSARVPSRREPLPPLHPPRTEKITAPRGRTGARKPPPMPKKLTVTRVAAMRGRELTGKGIASFQRAAKADGADKSGLTALTYATMANFASDAALAIALANTLFFSAATGEDKTKVALYLVITIAPFALIAPLIGPLLDRLQHGRRIALATSFGLRTVLAVVLVFNFDSWVLYPAALGMLVLSKSFAVLKSAVTPRVLPPEIDLVRVNSRLTVFGLLGGTIAAGAVAGGIAFFAGSPGALWFVAAITVLGGYLSMQIPSWVEITEGEVPATLSYHADQHSGNDFAGSSAPTENLRRTPPSNTKNRRQPLGRAVIVGLWGNGTIRILTGFLTLYIAFVAKSRTEHEPLQQAAMLGLVGAAAGLGNFAGNALGARIKLGRPSLVVLRCTIAVTVVAVVAAITDSLLTAAVAALVASSASALAKVSLDASLQADLPPESIASGFGRSETVMQLCWVLGGTLGVLLPTEYWLGFTVVSVLLTIGLVQTFLTYRGRSLLPGFGGNRPDHVEQEMSDGSFGENVTK
- a CDS encoding DUF2771 family protein produces the protein MNLAPRTKKIAAIIVAGLVVIAVAFAAVLALLIGRAPEKEPTVTAYANGRAVVVEPYLYCAVSDPLCTNVGETAEIQVGNARTVQLSLPAPIYSAPWVLAVVYGDDSGDVVENTEFNEPDTKLSVTVPTKDDSNRTLLGIEVRLPTGIIDTDTNQEGFVSHAIWSIGTRP
- a CDS encoding cold-shock protein — encoded protein: MPTGKVKWYDVDKGFGFLSQEEGEDVYVRSSALPEGVEGLKAGQRVEFGMAAGRRGPQALSLKVLEPAPSVRQNTGSTRREPVERKHTPDELHGMVEDMITLLEATVQPELRKGKYPDRKIAQRISEVVRAVARELDS
- a CDS encoding YccF domain-containing protein; this translates as MRLILNIIWLVFGGLWLAIGYFFAGLLLCILIVTIPFGIASFRIGVYALWPFGSTIVDKPGSGSGALVGNVLWLILAGWWLALTHVVTAVAMAITIIGIPLAIANLKLIPVSLMPLGKDIVAVR
- a CDS encoding transglycosylase family protein, whose product is MSGRHRKPSTTGKTVAKVAVTGAIMGTAGIAFTGTANAAPDSDWDRLAQCEAGGNWGINTGNGFQGGLQFSPSTWNAHGGQQYAATANQASREEQIAVAEKVLDSQGWGAWPSCSSSLGLSSAPTERSVPVTPKAPEVPALPDLSSIPAVDSSAEVVDGIVTAVQNLTNDPAIASFVQNAAQGIQLDPQVVNFYQANKAFLPQ